The sequence below is a genomic window from Gossypium hirsutum isolate 1008001.06 chromosome A11, Gossypium_hirsutum_v2.1, whole genome shotgun sequence.
atttaaaaagaaaatcatagttttgagatgtttaatataattaactcatttctttttcaaaaGCAAACTTAccttctatttttcatttttatatgcTATTATTTTATCTAATAATTGAGGGTATAAGATTCTTTtctaacttaattatttttttatattattacttatttaaatattttaattagttaGGAAATTTATTACTTTCTGaataaatttatacataatataaaactAGCTCCATTTGGGAGTCATTGAAATTAATAGGggtaatttagttattttacaattttaataagggtaaattaggttttttggaaaaattaattagattttaaattaaaaaatacatttattaAGATTAAATATAGCCaattttggtaataaaattttaatttattattaagtgTTTTGAGAAAAAGTTAATTAGATTTTCAATTCAATAAATACTTTTattgagattttatttttattggataACTTTTattgagattaaagaaaaataaaatttgaattaatattattatttattagtatgtataaaattagtttttaagagtttaatcgaaataaagaatattttattaaatcagtTTGTTCAAATAATAAAGATTTAGATAAACGAAAATACTAGATTCAAAACTTATTCATTAAACTTTTTTAATTTCTTGAGTACATATGATTTATTCTTGTCACAAATTAAATACATTCAGGATATCCTAAGCCACATAAAAATATAAGACAACAAAATAGTTCTTACTCTAATAGGCTTTTCTCACCATTACTATTACAAACTTTGAGATGAGTTCAACCCTATTAATGTCACATATAGAAGAGCTATTTGGAAACTCCGATATTTTTCCGTACAAGACTTGGTATTTGGTTTGCTGTGaacaaatatttttcaatttacgcATGTTCCATTCTCCATACATTTTTGAGACCTAGCATTACTATATATATCAAAGACCTATTTGGAAACTCCAATATTTTTCCTTACAAGACTTGGTATTCAGTTTGCTGGAAACTCCAATATTTTTCCTTACAAGACCTGGTCTGTTTACTTATGCTCTATTATCCATACATTTATGAAACCTGATGTTGGAGATCACGTTGGTGCACTTGCTGGTGCGAGACAAGAAATGAGTACCATGGGCATGTTCAAAGAAAGTTCGAACAACAAACGCAACTAACACGATTCGAACTCAAATCACACTAAGACAATAAACAGCCTTAACTATCAAGCCATCGCATAGAATTCTCTTTTTAAGTACTTTATTCATGTGGtgataaacaaaaacaaaagagtcACCATCAATGAATAAAGTACTGAAAATGTATCAGTTCAAAGAAGACCATATTGCTGATATAAAGGGACTGACTTCCACTATTGATAGAATTTTTCTTTGCCCTTTGCTCATTTGGACCAAAAATTGCCTGATAATTGGTATATGGAAGTTTTGTATACACATGCCCTAGTTTTTTACGCTGGCTGGTGGTAACTGAGCTTGAATTTGTTTCAGAACAACAATGAAAATGTACAAGTATTATTTCCCTATCAAGCAGCATATCAAGCTGGAAACagctttatttatttatgcaaTGATGCAACCGACCTTTAATTTCTGCAAGTGCCTTTAGATTACTCTCCTTGATTTCTTCTTCTCATCACCAAAAGAAGGTTTTTCTAACATAGACACATTAAACAGGATCTGGATGCAGTTCTTTCTAGCAATTTCAGAAGCGGTATTTCTTTTGATATCAATCAAGTATTGAAAAGTATCAGGATCCCCAAGTTCTTCAACGGCATCATTATGTGTAGATAGAACTGCAAGAACACCCAATAGCTCATCAACAAGTATACCTTCTTTGATCTTCTGTAGGATTATCTTCACTGCTCCTATTTTAGTAAACTTGTCTTGGTTCTCATATACTTTACAAAGGCTGCATATTGCAGAGGCAGCTTCTTTTATTGCCAATGGATGTCCTACACATATTACTTCAAGTAGAGGTGCAAGAGCACCGGAACTTCCAATGATGAACTTGTTTAAGTCGAGTGCCGATAATGATACGAGAGCAGCTATAGCATTTCTCCTTGTTTCATCGGTTCCATACTTCATAGATTCAGTAAGCAGAGGGATGGCACGAGGATGTCCCCCTACGAGGTGCTTATTGTGGTCATCAGTCAAAATGTTTAAAACTGTTGTGATCAAATCTTCCTGGAGCTCTGGATTTGACTCGACCTTGGTTAACGATAGCGGACTGAGCAATCTAGAGATGGCATCATTGAGCTTGGAAAAAGCTTCCCTACATGATGGTTTTGCCTTTGTCAGCAATTGAAGGTCTTTAGCAGCTTCGTTCTGATCAGGAAGTGAAGACGACAACTTTTCAAGCAACAACTCTACTAAAACTCGATCCACCATAGCGCATTTTAGGTTACCATCATTCAACCAGTTCTGAAAATTGATAACATGCGGTCACCACATATGATTTTAAGaagaataaaaaccaaattttatatGCTAAAAAAGGCAAAATGTTGAAGCTCTATAGTTTTGGAAGTTCAACCTCATTAACAATCATTACAGAGAGTAATCTGCATTACCTATTAAACTTTAATCTCATTAACATTGGAATGGTCAAAGATCAAACAATGTAGTTCCGTTTGTAACAAAATTAGCTTTGCATGCATAATGCAACTTATTATCTATAAAAGATTCTTCAATAAAGCCAAGAATTAGAACATTTACCAGTAGCTTTAAAGAATGAATTACTGATAGACAAGAAACCTTATTATGCAACAAACCAACCAAAATAATAAGTTTATGCTTAAAGAAAAACCAATTTACCAATACAGAAAGGTTAAAAGTCTAACCTGGCCTGAACCCAAGATCACAGGTTGCACATCCAAGAATGCTCTATCTCCGTCACCCCTTCCAAGACCAACCGTTTGATTCAGCTTCATCTCTTTTAAAAGAGACAAAAGTCTTTTAGATTCGTTCATTATATCAATTTTGTAGGTAGCATCATCTTCAGGAATCGTTGTCACCACTCTTTCCAAATTCCACTACTTTCTCTAAATCTGTTTCATCCCCTACTGCTGATGACTTTCTTTCTTCAGCCATTGAAGATGTTTCTTCCCCTGTTGCTGATGACGCTTCTTTTTCAGTCATTGAAGGCGTTTCTTTTTCAGCCATTGAAGTTGTTTCTGCCCCTATTGCTGATGAGTCCCCTTTTTCAGCCAtttaagaagaaaagaataacaGGTTCTTTTGAAATAGAAAGGAACAAGATCTTAACACCCAATGAACAGAAACGAAGATGTAAGTGCTGAAATTACAGGGATCAAAGCTTTCTTGGCGTTCTAATAGCAAAGAGATAAGTGGAAGAAAAAGATCGTAATTTGGAGTGAGTTTTTTGGCGTTCTTCCTTTGTTTTAGTGAAAAGAAGAGAGCCGTATATTGTGCATGTTGATACTCTAACTATATATAGAGGTGAGATATGGATTTCATGTCAAATAGGCTTATACTTGCTGACCTCTTTTGCCATCTGTCAAGCAAttctcaaaaaatatttttttaacttattccGTATTAtcttaattaattgaattaagtgaatttatttacgaaaaaaaaagactaaagaaataaaagaagttaaAATCATCAgtataatttcatattatttgagttttttttaatttaatatttaaatttaacttaaagaATTTATAACTTAAATCAAATCGTATCATGTAGCCTAATGAATGTTTCATATGTATATTCtaattactaataattttattgtttaaattttgattaaaattaaattaatcgatCTAATCGATTTAATTCTGTTAATCATTCGGTTATTCAATCTAATTTGGTCGGAGGtcaattaatgattttttagaaGTTCAGTTATAAGTTAATTCAGTTTAAAATTCGGTAATAAatcgaacttaataattaataatacaaattatacgtagttttaattcggttaattggATCAAATGAAcgttatcaatttatttatttttatatattttatacttgttttaaccaaaaataaaaaaatataaatttcagttaactgattaaattaatcaaaatatttcgattcagttaatttttttaaaaagttttaatttaggagtaaaaaattctattaatttaattaatattagttcGATTGTATTAAAGAACCGTAGTTAAATATGCAAAAACGATAAATACCACctaaaatataaacatgctatTGATGGATTGGTGGTGAGAATAATTTATATACCTATATAGATACTGAAGGTCCAAGGCTTCTTCCTTTTCCTACACCTGACACATCCATTATGCTCTCTCTTTACATTttagaaaaatggttaattttagttttgatccttgtaatatatttaaattagaaatttaatctttatactttaatttctaatataaattgATCCTTATATttgtataatgttattaattaatgttGTTAGCTTTTCGATTGAAAGATTGCgtagttatatataatttgaataccctaaaaattttagaaattaacaCGTTGCTTCCCATTTTTTTAGGTTTGCGTCGCTTTTCTTGATATTATAAAGcaatggtcaaattttaattttagcccCTAGATCATGCTGAAACTTGacatttaatttatatactttaattttgacataatttggtccCTACTTTTATGATATCATTAGTTAGTCtgaatagttaatattgttaactatttcaatcaaaatgctAACATCAATTTTTCTTGAGAACACTATTCCAACAAAAATATTATTCTATTATGACAATTTCGAAtggtcattttttttaaaaaaaaagccgTAATCAACATTTTCAATGTCATTTTTGTTGTTACATAACtatcaaatgaatttttaaaaaatttcaaatatccagCCAGAAAATTTAATATAAGAAATTTAACAGTGGTTACAATTGGACCTAAACTTTTAATTCGAAAAGTAGAGGActatatttctaaaaataaaattaggtggactaaatttcaaatgtacaaacttagataatattttaaccttcaaatttttactttataatttggtACAAACAAATAATTAACCCTACACAAAGCGTGGATCGAAAATCATACTAGTTAACAATGAAAATTATGAACGaggaaattaatatttaaaatatttttttatatttatataaatcattgatttttaaatattttttatttttagtaattcatgaataaattaggtaaaatctaagttttgaaaatttgagATCTATATTTTTCATAGTAAGAAGAAATTATGCAATGTGTAGATgttaagaattattattttaaaaaaaaaattaaaaccaaattaatacaaatatgtgaattttgggagataattttattattatgtcaattttgaTAACTATCGCACCATCTTTTCATTACCGAGTTAGCAGCTAATGACCAAAAAAAAATGGACACAATTAGTTggatgatcattttataactttttttacaaTTGGGTGATCAAAAGAGAAACTTAAGCATATTTGGATGACATGTAATATAATTTAtcctaatattttaataataaatgtaatttataatttataaacaaatgttgtatgatataaaaatatgaatatctTAATAacatgaatataattatttatttaaatcttacttaattttatttatcacTTTTAATTCTAATGTGTCATTATTtgctttcatatatatatatataatataacttcaaattaagttttaattggatattaattattattaaatctataccatatattattataaattaaaattttattattaaaaaatgatttttaaaaaatttaggtttGAGTTTTAACTTGGTGTAATTATTTAGTAGACTAACAATactattatataattattatgagTTAATTGAAAATAAAGCACTGCATAAATACCAAAAAGTTTTGTAAAAAATGCTATTTGACATAttcttataatatttattttatatttaaattgttgtcacgaaattagatataaatataatttttaattatgtattaatttaaagATTAATAAATGATTTTCACACTTacctaattttttaattcatttgggTATAGCTCACACCATCATACAACTATATAAATTCAATCATATGCTCCATTTTGAACAATCAACATGAAAACTTTCAACTTCAAACATTTCAAGAATCCACATGGGAGAAATTAATTTATCAAGACATCACTGCAATCATATGCTGATTCTTATTCTTGTGAATTCTTGCTTGCAAATTTTATAATTCAGAAGCAATTGTACTGACAATGTTAAGGATGGAAACCAGAATCATGTATCTTCAGAATAATCAGGCCTTAAGACCTCTCTCTTATTCATCAGATGATAACAGAAAACAACTTAATTCACAAACAGCTCATGATTTAAAGAATCTACACAAGTTCTATGATTAACATCCATGATGCTATGAAAGCACAACGTTTGCTTTCACCAATCATGCCAAGAACGTATTAAGTCGCTCTATACATAGTTTAAAAGAATTAACATTCATAAACTCTGAACCCCGTTacctttataatatttttctcCTCTTCAATCACACCCTTGATGTAGGCTGAGTTCATGTTTCCAGCTTGAGTAACATATGATTCTCTCTCCTATGAAGAAAAATACACCGATGATATTCATCATGAGATACCAACAGAAAACTTCCTACAAAAAGAAACCACGTATTGGGATAACCATTACCTCCTCGTAAATGTTTCTCAAAGTCCAAAACCCCTTCACGTCAATATCAATCAAATTTCCTTTCTTGTTGGTTTCCATAAAGCTTTCCTAGGAAACACACCAAACGAAATGCATAATTCAGTTTAGTTTGTACAAACCCTCCACTAAAGAATGGTCATGAAGGTGCAGTTTAATTCCTTTTTTCAATTCCATCTCTTTCCATTTTCTCACCAACCAAGATGAATTTCAAAATGTGGTTAACATGTTGCATGTAAAATCAGGTCATAAACAATTTTAGGGACATACAAATAGACAAAACTCCTAGGTGCTTGACCAATTACATGTTTCTCCTAACTAAAAGAGTTGGGACTCAAGTTCATGCTTCCCACAAAGTTGTACCTTCTACAAAATAATTGAATATGCAAACAAAAAGACCCAAGTTTGACAGAATGTTCACTGTATACCATCAATAAAGAATAAAATGCCATAAGAAAAAAAAGACGTAAATGCACGTCCAAGAGTTCTACAAGATTTGAGGTTTAAGGTTCCAATCCCTTCTCCCCCTCATTAGGATTTCTCAAACCTACcaaaaaaacaatttgaaaatgtaaataaatggaTGATATAGAAGAATGTAATGTGAGGAATCAGAAACGAGAAGTTTACAAGAAAATATTAAAGGCAACCTGTGTTGCAAAGAAATTATTGGTTTGACAGCATTTTGATCTCCAGCTATGCCCTTAAACCTTTTCAACTCATTCTCTTTCTGCCCACAACGGTCATGCATGTCAGCCAACGCAATTGCCACCATTTCACCCCAAATGACATTTCAACAGTACGTGATAATAtaaaaaacccaaacctcaataTCACTAAAAAAGGTGAAGCATAGAAAAATCCTAATGATCATTGATCAATGATCACCCaccagaaaaaagaaaacaataggTAAAGTAATAGTTTTTAGCTATATATATGACTAGGGGAATATAGGTATTTATTACCACTTTAGAAAGGCACTACCATCCTGTGAGCAGCAGGGGATGGCAACATGGGCTCTTTTGTGGGTTCTTGGGTGATTCGCCACTGAAGCTCCACTTCAAAACTCTGCAACATTCTCCACctttttacataaataaataagttaaacAATAAGCAAACTATGGCCAAATCATTTTGGTAGCGAAGATCATTGGTTTGGCCAAATCATTTTGGTAGTGAAGATCATTGGTTTCCCATGTCATTATCTTGGCCTTCTATTGAGTGATTTTAGTTGCATCTTCGGCACAGCCCACAAAACCCAAATGACTGATTTCTAACATAGAGAGTAATGTAGTCAAAAGCCTCATTGACCATCCATAAATGTATCACCCAACAAATAGACATGTATCTTGCTCCTTATGTTCAGTCCAACTATAACCAGGATCCTTAACAATCTGCTTTTCACTCATCAGCTCTCTTATAACTCTTACATCATTCCATCTTCCTAAAGATGAATAGATATTGGCTAAAAGCACATAAGGGGTAGAGCTCTCAGGGTCCAGGCGAAAGAGTTCCTCTGCTGCCTGTTGAGCTAAACTGACATTACCGTGGACTCTACAAGAACTAAGCACAACTTCCCATACAATTGGATCATCTCTATATGGCATCTTTTCCATAAGGAGCTCTGCATCATGAAAATGACCAGCTCGGCTGAGACAGTCAATGATGCAAGTATAATGATCCAATTCTGGGTCAATTCCATGCTCACTCTTCATTGAGTTGAAAATCCTGAACCCCCAGTCTACTAATCCTGAGTGGCTACAAGCAGTCAAAACAGCAATAAAGGTTACAGCATCAGGTTTCGCACCTGATGCAATCATGTCTTCATATAGATGAACCGCCTGATCTCCATATCCATTCTGGGCATATCCATGTATCATCTCATTCCATGTAACGATGTTTCTGACAGGCATCATATCAAAATGCTTCCGTGCCCCATCTATGTCACCACATTTACAATACATATCAACAAGAGCAGTGCCTACAAACACGTCACTCTCATAACCATCTTTTACTATCTGAGAGTGGACCTGCCTACCTTGAAATAAAGAAGATAATTTTGTGCAACAGCTCAATACTGTGGCATAAGAGAACTCAGTAGGCAACATTCTACCCTGTCGCATTTGCTTAAAGAGCATGAAAGCTTCTCTGTTTAGAGAATTAAGAGTAAGACCTGCAATCATAGAATTCCAACAGACAATATCTAACTCTGGCATGGAAGAAAATATGTGCTCTGCCCTTTCTATCTTCCCACACTTTGAGTACATGCCAATCAGCCCACCAGCAACATAATTGTCAGTATGAAGAGCAGCCTTTTGCAAGGCAGCATGGACCTGTTTTCCACCCTCCAGAAAGGCCATTCCAGCACATGAGCCAAGGATGACAGTCACAGTAGTCCGATCAGGTTTTACACTTTGAAACTGCATTTCCCTAAAAAGATCTATTGCTTCTCTGTGATTCTCATTCTGGGAATAGCCAGAGATTATAGCATTCCATGAAATAACACTTGGGCATGACATGTTATCAAACATTTGACGTGCAGTTTCAACATCTCCACACTTTATACACGCTGCAagcatattaatatatgtaaccGCATCAGGTTTAAAACCACTAAACTGCATTCTTTGAAAACACTCAATAGCTTTCCCACTATTTCCTTTCTGGCCATATCCAGCAATCATTATATTCCAGGACACAACACTGGGTTTTCCCAAAGTGTGGAAAACCATCTCAGCACTCTTCATAATCCCATTCTTAGCATACATATCAAGCAATGAGTTGCTCAAATAAAGATCACGTTCAAATCCAAGCTTAAATGCAAGACCATGTATTTGTTCTCCAAGTACAACATTACGTAATAATCTATCTCCATTTTCGTAACAGCCAAATTCATCATACTCTCCCCCCTTTGCACAAACACTCAAAACAGCAGACAATGAAATGGAATCAATCCGAACCCCTTTCCGAGACATCATTCTAAACATCTCCAAAGCCTCAACGACCCCGTCAATCCTTCCTAACCCACCCATCATTGAAGTAAATGTAACCTCATTAGGTTCATCAATGTCGGCAAAAATTTGAACAGCTTCCCTCATAACCCCACATTTAGCATAAACAGACAATAACCCATTACAGACAAAGATATTCTTATCAAGACCAATCTTAATGACAAGACCATGACATCTCTTCCCAAGCTGCAAATCAAAAACACTTCCACAGGCACTTAAAACGCTAGCAAAAGTAATATGGGTGGGCAAAAAACCTTCCAAAACCATAAGCTTATAAACATCCAAAGCTTTTTCCTGGTACCCATTTTTTAACATTACACTAATCAGGTTGTTCCAGGAAACAACGTTTCTTTCAGGCATTTGTTCGAACACTTTACGGGCAAAAGTTAAGTTCCCAGTTTTGCAATAGAAACTCAAAACGGCGTTCCAGGAATAAATGTCCTTCTGAGGGGTATTGTGGAATGTACAATGAGCATATGCTGGGTCGTTGCATTTGGAATAGAGTTCAATGAGACGGTTGCATAGGAAAGTATTGCTTAAAAGGTTGGTGCGAAGAATGTAAGCATGGAGGACTTTGCCTAGCAGAAGAGATTTGTTGTCTATGCATGTTTGCAAAAGGTTAGCTATGCCCTTCATGTTGCTTTTGCTTCCTACTTGGCTGTATTTCTTGCAGACTGGTAAACACCAATTCAAAAAACAAATGATGTCAAGATAAATTGGGTTAGTCAATTCTATTCTACCTTATCAGCTATGGAGCTCCAATAAAATGAAATCAATCATATGCACATAAGTGAAAGCCGAACATCAAACAAAGTCGAAAGGATGTGTAGTTGTGTACCTAAAATCCAGAGTCGAGGCTCGGATGTGCAGCGCGGAAAAATGGTTTCAAATAGCGGTGGAGCAGCAGCCAGTTCGCACCACCACTAAGAGAGCAGACAATATCTCATGACTCGAGCAGAAGAAATGTTGTAAGTGAAGTTTAGGCTGTAAAAAATgacctcatttaatttccttGTCCGTCGGAAGGAGAGGGCTTTTGGTCAAGTCACTGAAGGAGGCCGGGACAGTAGTGGACTATAGAGGTGAGAAGCTTGTTTGGCGGCGGGGTATCTTGTGTTTCATGGCCGGGCTACCGCCCGAGTTCCGAGTTTGGAGAAAAAATTTAGCCTGGTTTAAAATATAGGGCTCCGCCCTTTCATTTAAGGCTCAGGCCTGGTCTGGTCTACCCTAATTTTTTAAGTGAAGTAAcccaattgttgttttttttttttggtcaattttaaaaaagttttaagttgGTCGGAGTTTTCTTTTTGTTCAGTAGAGCTTATCATTTTTTTGTCatccattttattattatttttgggtcATTTTCTGTTACTTGTTTTAAGACTTATGAAGTGGCTgagtttaaaattgatataataacacatttagtttttaatgattatatattttataaatttgatcttaattttaataaaattaataaatttagcatttaacttttacatattatatcaatttaatcataatatttatattgatatatttaaaattattttatattcatattaaataaaaataattatattaatatttaaaaaaatccctCTTCTCCCTCCCATTGTCCCCTCCCTCTCCTCCACCGTCCCTGGGGGAGGGGTAGGAGGAAGGGGAaggaaaaatgtatttttttaaatattaatataattttttatttaatattaatataaaataaattttttgtatattaacataaaattatgaataaatcGATATAATACGTAAAAGTTGAGgattaaatttgttgattttattagaattaagatcaaattgataaaatatgtaattgttaaggactaaattataattatacCAATTTTAAAACCACCATGTCATCCTCCTGTCCAAGTCTTATCAGCAATTAATAGAAAAAGACGAAAAGAGATTAACCCAAAAAGTTTGGTggccaatttaaaactttttataattaggtgactaaaaaataaatttgactaTAGTTAGGTGACTTCTATTGtaattttctcaaattaaatGTCTACTACTatagtgtaaatatttataaatattaaaatgattgtatatcaaattttaataaataaaatatataaatttattacatattaaattaaaaataacttaaaattacaTTGGtttaactatttataaatatgGACAAGGTTATACAAAAATTTAGGTCCATATTTTTGGTCGagttgaacttgaataaatataaaGTGTGTTACCATTATACTTAATCTAGAACTGAACTCGACCCAACCATAAATACCTCTAATTGAGTTCATATCATCGAcctataatatatatgtaaatagtTTGCAAATAGAAATGTAAAtggtttagaaaattattttatctattGATTTACGGCTAGAAGTatgatttagaaaataatttgttaaaaaaaattgatgtttaattTCCTCATAGATAGTAACAAGTTTGCTTTAGTATTGTTTCTCGTTATTTTTAAAATGTGCCTTTAGATTTATAAGTGATGTTAAATAGACaacttttaaaactaaaattgctTTTGAATCTAAAAGcaaaagtaatatttttttaacttttgcatttgagaaaataaacatttttaatccttatttataatttaatgtattttatttaatatttatattgaattgataaactgtaatttatacatatttctatcccatgcttagcacatttatggatggtttctctttagatttggtgaattctatgctcctaattctttaattttatattttatacttaggtgagtataggagagtaaaaagagcaagaaacaggccgaaaatggagaaaatggacccaaatgggaaatcaacacggcctggacttcctcacacgggtaagccacacggcGATGTCCATTTGGcaagatcgaagcacgacttacacgggtagactacacgtccgtgcctatttaatagccttgaccacgggctggagcaatcgcacacgggcgtgtccttgtcaagcccaagtatagtcctattcggaaaaggccacttttgagagCTCTTAGGtattcaaaagcctatttaaacacctgaggaggcacttagaagagacacacggagtaggaggcaaggaattactcaagggaagccgatttgatccatctcaaaagccggattcatcatcaagactgaagatctcccttcaatttctattc
It includes:
- the LOC107957690 gene encoding U-box domain-containing protein 9-like, with protein sequence MNESKRLLSLLKEMKLNQTVGLGRGDGDRAFLDVQPVILGSGQNWLNDGNLKCAMVDRVLVELLLEKLSSSLPDQNEAAKDLQLLTKAKPSCREAFSKLNDAISRLLSPLSLTKVESNPELQEDLITTVLNILTDDHNKHLVGGHPRAIPLLTESMKYGTDETRRNAIAALVSLSALDLNKFIIGSSGALAPLLEVICVGHPLAIKEAASAICSLCKVYENQDKFTKIGAVKIILQKIKEGILVDELLGVLAVLSTHNDAVEELGDPDTFQYLIDIKRNTASEIARKNCIQILFNVSMLEKPSFGDEKKKSRRVI
- the LOC107892312 gene encoding pentatricopeptide repeat-containing protein At4g20770, which translates into the protein MKGIANLLQTCIDNKSLLLGKVLHAYILRTNLLSNTFLCNRLIELYSKCNDPAYAHCTFHNTPQKDIYSWNAVLSFYCKTGNLTFARKVFEQMPERNVVSWNNLISVMLKNGYQEKALDVYKLMVLEGFLPTHITFASVLSACGSVFDLQLGKRCHGLVIKIGLDKNIFVCNGLLSVYAKCGVMREAVQIFADIDEPNEVTFTSMMGGLGRIDGVVEALEMFRMMSRKGVRIDSISLSAVLSVCAKGGEYDEFGCYENGDRLLRNVVLGEQIHGLAFKLGFERDLYLSNSLLDMYAKNGIMKSAEMVFHTLGKPSVVSWNIMIAGYGQKGNSGKAIECFQRMQFSGFKPDAVTYINMLAACIKCGDVETARQMFDNMSCPSVISWNAIISGYSQNENHREAIDLFREMQFQSVKPDRTTVTVILGSCAGMAFLEGGKQVHAALQKAALHTDNYVAGGLIGMYSKCGKIERAEHIFSSMPELDIVCWNSMIAGLTLNSLNREAFMLFKQMRQGRMLPTEFSYATVLSCCTKLSSLFQGRQVHSQIVKDGYESDVFVGTALVDMYCKCGDIDGARKHFDMMPVRNIVTWNEMIHGYAQNGYGDQAVHLYEDMIASGAKPDAVTFIAVLTACSHSGLVDWGFRIFNSMKSEHGIDPELDHYTCIIDCLSRAGHFHDAELLMEKMPYRDDPIVWEVVLSSCRVHGNVSLAQQAAEELFRLDPESSTPYVLLANIYSSLGRWNDVRVIRELMSEKQIVKDPGYSWTEHKEQDTCLFVG